The window GTTCTCCTTCATGATATTCTCTAAGTAAGAATGATACGCCTCTAGGAGCAGTTTTAGTCATCACAGATCTTGCTTTGTGCTTAAATCCGTGTGAACGACCATGAGATTTCTTAGTTGCCATATCTGAGTAGATTCCCCAGTGACCCTATTTTAACAGTTTCTAGTCATGCATTAGAGATAATGTCGGTTCTGAGTTGTCCACATGCAGCTGAAATTTCAGATCCCTTCTCAACTCTTACTGTACAATTTACATGAGATTTTAGCAATATTCTTTCAAATTCAAGGATATTCTTTTTGGATGGACGCTGAAAATTTCCTGCGGTTGAATTTATTGGAATTAGATTAACATGAGATCCATTTCCCTCTAAAAGAAGTGCAAGTTCGTTTGCAATTTCTTGTGAATCGTTAATGTTTTCAATTAAAGCATATTCAAATGTAACACGTCGTCCAGTTCGTTTAAAGTAACGTTTTCCTGCTGCAACTAGTTCATTTACTGAATGAGGTCCAGCTGTAGGAACTAATTTTTTGCGTAATTTATCATTTGGTGCATGTAATGATATTGCTAATCCAATTTGAAGATCTTCTTCTGCAAGTTTGTCAATACCAGATATTATCCCAATAGTAGAGATTGTGATGTTTCTCTGTCCAATTCCAAAACCTCGTGGATGTGTAAGTAAACGAACTGCGCGAATTGTTTCATCATAATTTGCAAGAGGTTCACCCATTCCCATAAAGACCAAATTTGTGATATGCTGACCTCGTTGCTGAAGTAAATTTGCAAAATGAATAACTTGGGCTACGATCTCTTCTGCCTTTAGATTTCTCTCAAAACCCATTTGTCCAGTCGCACAAAAAATGCATCCCATTGCACACCCAACCTGAGTTGAAACACAAATAGTAGATCTAGGATGGCCACCAATCTTTGTGGGTTCATATTGTATCAGAACTGTTTCAACTGGAGTTCCATCAGTCAGATTAAGCAATAATTTTGTAGTATCACCATCATCACTTACTACTCTATGAGTTTCAGTTGCAGAACCAATTGTATATCCATCTGCAATTAATTTATCTCGCATTGTAATCGGTAGTTGTTTTAACTCGGTGATGTTTTTTGGAAATTTATAATATAATGGGTATAGTATTTGATCTGCCCTATATCGCGGTTGCCCCATATCATTTACTAATTTTTCCATTTCCTCAGGTAACAAACGATAAAGATCAGTCATTATATTTTCACGATACCTCTCATATTCAACAATTAAGGCACTGTTATAATATTATAATTTAATCGAGACTCAATTTTTAAAACAAAATAAAATTTCTGAAAATAAAATAAAAAGAAGAAAAAGAAAATTACTCTTCTAATGACTCTAAATCATCATCAGAGTCAAGATCTTCAGTGGCTTGAACCATCTCTAGTTCGGTAGTTCCAGATGTAGATTCAACCAGTGTATCAGGTGTAGAATCAACAGTAGACTCGGTCATGGTTTCAGGTTCTTTCTCTTTTTTGGTTGCTTTTTTGGCTGCCTTTTTACCTGGCTTTTTCTCAGTATCTTCTAGGTCCATCACTCCTGCTTCACCCAATGCAAAGATTACTTCTTCTTCTGGATGGTGTGGACTATCTACCATTCGGGCAATTCGTTTCTTGCCTGATTTCTTAAAGTATATTCGGTATGTACTTGTGTGAGCAACTACGTTTCCACCTATTGGTCTAGTTGGATCACCAAAGAAAACATCAGGAGATGCCATTACTTGATTTGTGGCAATTGCGGCACAGTTGTAAGTTTCTGCAATTCTAGACAACATGTGAACAAAATGATTTAGTTTTTGTTGTCTATTTGACAATGTTCCTCTACCAAGATACTCGGCACGGAACAATCCAACTGCAGAATCTGCAATGATTAGTCGAATATTGTTTTCTTCGATTATAGGACCAGCTTCTTCGAGGATCAATGTTTGATGTGCGCTGTTATATGCACGTGCTACAATTATTCTGTCAAGAACTTTTTCTGGATCCATTTCATGTGCTTGTGCAATAGATACAATTCTTTCGGGTCTGAAAGTGTTTTCTGTATCAATATACAAAACACCACCATCCAATCCACCTTCTGTTTTTGGTTTTTGAACCATTACAGCTAGTGTATGCGCAAATTGTGTTTTACCTGAACCAAATTCACCATAGACTTCTGTAAGAGCCTGGGTTTCAATACCTCCATCAAATAGGGTATCAAGACAGTTAGTACCAGTTGTAATTTTACCAATATCTTGTCTGCGTTTGTACACTTCACTTGCAGTAACAAAATCTCTGGAGATCAATCCAGTTTCAACCAGATGTTGTCTTGCTTTGTTTACAATTTTTTCTGCAGTGTCTTTTTCCATTCCAGTTATTTCTGCAATTTCCACAGGACCTCTTACGATAAGATCCATAACATTGTGTACTCCTGCGTCGGATAATTTTCTAGTAGTTACAGGACCTACGCCCTCCAAACTATCTAATCTTAAATCTTCTACCATACCGTATGGTACGGTACTAGTACTTTATAACGTTATTGTTTTGAAAAATGATCGCAAAAAGATAACTTGTTATAACAATTTTGATCTAACGTCTCTTTCTTCTTTGTCCAGGTTTATTTTGTCCTGGAAATCTACCCAATTCAAATCGTTTTTTGAAGTTACTCTTGTTTCTAAGACTAGAGTTTGTACCAACAATTTTTCTTCCTTCAACTTTAGGAGTTTGTCCTCTTACTTTACCTGCTTTGGTAAGTGAACCGTGAGTTGCCATAATTTAATCATCTAAAATAGCAAATTTATGTATTTGTATGATTACCAGTATTTTGTCTTAATTGTTTCAATGACGTGTTCATGTTCTTTACTTTTATGACGTGCATATCTTTCCATTGCGCCTAAAGGAATGCCTCCCAATGATCTTGCAATTGCATTAAAGAAATATCTTTGTGGTCCTTTTGCACCGGTTTTTGTCATGAATTTTTGAATTCCGTATTTGAAATTATGTTGCCAAGTTTTATAGAGTACACCTAGTTGTGCAGGTGTCATTTCGTTTCCAATGTTAAAGAAATCAGATTTTTCTAATAATCCAATTGGAACAAAGGTAAGAGCTGTAGCAGTAAACATTGAATCTGGTTGTTCATGTTCTAATTCTGTGATTAAACGAATAGTATCCCAAGAATCTTCAGGTTGTTCATCATTGTCAAGTCCCATAATCAAAGTAAATGCTGGAATCCAATAATCTTTATTCAGAGTTTTTACACCTTCTTTTACTACCCAATGCCATTCACTTGGATCATATGGAGCAAGTTTTCTATCGGCATATTTTCCAATTAATCTCAAACTTCCTGTTTCAAAACCAGCTTGAATTCCAATCATGTTATCAGGACTAGATTTGATTATTCGTGAAAGGTTTGGAATTAGTTTTTCATCAGCTATTGCACCTGCCAAAGTACCATGAGTTGGGTTTGTATGGCCTACACCAGTTGACATGATAGCAGTAAATAGTTCTTCAAGTGCTTCTCTATTAGGTTCCATTCCTTTTGCAGTTCGAGGATCCATTCCATATACAAAAATATCATCGCTGTGAATCCAGGCAGATTTTGCACCACCTTTTTTGATGTTAACTTCAATTTCACGTTTGACTTTTTCCGGTGAATAATATCTCAATGATCTTAATGTAACATCACAGAATTTACAACCTCTACCACATCCTCGCATCACTTCAACCATTCCATGCATGCTTGGTTCTACAATTTCAGGAATTTCATCTAAATCTGGTCTATCCCAAAAATTTACAAATCTCCCATGAATTTTTTTTCCATTTCTCTCAAATTCTTTTATGTTTACTTTAAAGTCACTACGTTTTCTAAAAGGATCCATATTTTCAAAGTCGCCATTAATTAGATAATTGAAAAATCTGCCCGCGTGTCCATCAATTTCTGGAGCAATACCACCAAGTTCTCCTTCCAATATAGCATAGATACCAAATTCTTCAATTTTTTCGGGATCATAGTTGTATTGCCAAGTACCAGAAGCACCAGAAATAACTTTAGCTTTACTTCCGGTTTTTAGTTTTGCAGTTTTAATTCGTCGATGTAATTCTGTGTTGTAAAATTCATCATAAGAAGTTTGTTTACGTCCATATGTGAAAGTCATTGTAACAGGACCCATTCCTAATGGATCCATTTCATATGTACCAACAACTTGTGTATCAGGTCCAATGAATTTTTCAATGTGATCTGGATGTGCAACAACAACATCTTCACGTCTAAATCCATCACGGAGTAAACCTGCCTCTACTTTACGTAATCCATATGGAGCGTAGTTTGCCACACCATTTGTGTGAGGAATGTAATTACAAATAAAATCAAATAAAATCTTTGGAGTAACCTGATTTCCTAGAATCTTATACAAAAGACTTTTCTTATCACGATTTGGGTCTACTGCAGGAGCACATCCGAAAAACGTAGCTAGAGATAAACCACGATACGGAGACATTAATGTACGATCTGCTGTTAATACTATCTTTGGGGTACCCAATACTCTTCAACGCAATAATTTCATGATTTATTTTAAACCTTGCTGACCAAACTTAATAATTTTCTAGTATTCCAGCCTTATTCCTATGAAAATGACCAAATTCCATGTTTAAAATTAAATGATCACCATCAAACACTGTACCATCTTTACAAACCAAATCTTCTCCAACACAGCAACTCCCACAAATTCCCACACCACACTTCATCATACGCTCTAGACTTGCTTGAACAAACAATCCTCTAGAATGAGCTAGTTGGACAGTTTTGTACATCATTATTTCAGGGCCACATGTGTAGATACCATCAAAACGAGTTTCATTTACAAGTTTTTCAACCATACTAGTAACAAACCCCTTCTCTCCATAAGTTCCATCATCTGTAGTGATAATTACACGGTGAGGATTGTTTTTCAATAAATCATTTGCCAAGTCTTCAAAGAAAACTTCATTCTTTGATTTTGCACCAATTAGAACTGTGACATCGTCATTAGGTTTTATGTGTGTCAATAAACGCATCATAGGAACTAGTCCAGTCCCACCACCTACTAGCAAAAGTTTACCTTGTTTAAGATCAAATGAATTTCCATATGGTCCTCTTACACCAATTTGCTGGCCTACCTTAACATTAAACAAACCCGTAGATGCTGGACCGTGTTTTCTAACAGTAAAAGCAGCTTTACCAGATTCTTGAGCAATCATCACACTCATTGGCAGTTCATTGATTCCAGGTATCCATACCATTGCAAATTGACCAGGAAGAACACTTGACATTACATCGTCAGAAAAAATCAGAGTTCTAACAGTAGGTGTTTCATCAATTACTTTTTCAATTACACAAATTTTTGTATGATTAAGATTTCTTTGCAAGTCCTATCATCTCATTTATTTTTGAATATCCTTTTCTTTTCATATATTGAAGTATTCCATTGTTAATATCATTAAAAACATGTATCCAATTATCACCAATTGCACTTCCTATTTGAATTGCAGATGCACCTGCCAAAATAAATTCAATCGCATCTTCCCATGTAGATATCCCACCACATCCAATTATAGGAATATCATATTTTGAAGATATTTCATAAACACATCGTAAAGCAATAGGTTTAATCGGAGTACCAGATAGTCCACCGAATTTATTACTAAGTATTGGTCTTTGGGTTTCAACATCAATTGCAATAGCTCGTATTGTATTAATTGCAGTTATTGCATCAATACCAGAATCAACTGCAGCACTTACAGTATTAAGATAATGAGTTGTTCCCAGCCCTACTTTTGCAATTACTGGTACATGAGTAGAATTTTTTACAGTACTAACAATTTTTTTGACCAAATCAGGATCATCACCTACTTCTAATCCAACTTTGGCAACATGAGGACATGATAAATTCAATTCATATGCAATAACTTTTGAATTTTTAAACTGTTTAATCATTGTTGAAAAATCTTCAGGAATAGAGCCTACAAGACTGATAATTATTGGAACATCTTTGTTAGGTTCTATCATTTTGGCAAAATTTGGAGCACCTGGATTTGATAATCCTACTGCATTAATCCATCCACCACCATTTATTCCAAATATTGTAGGATTTGGATATCCATCCCAAGGTTCTGTACTTAGGGATTTACTTACAACTGCTCCTGCACCTGAACGATAAAGTCGATTAAAGACATCTAATGAAATACCCAATATTCCGGAGGCCAGCATTGCAGGTTTTTCTAGCTGAATTTTTCCTATAGAAGTAACCAGGCTGGGTTCCACTTTGAATCATGTACGTGGTTTCGAATATAATAGTTGATTCACCGTGTTTTTAGTACCTTTTTAAAAGGAGACCTGAAATTAACTATTCATGTATTCTGTAATCTTAACAGAATTTGGAATCGTGGTTTTTAAAGATGAGAAACTCGAAAAAGCATTTCCTTTCAAAGATGCAGTTCGAGATTATATTTCTGTGAAAAAAAAGGAATCAAAATTAAATGAACTTGTGAATTACCTTGGTCCTCTTCAAAGAGGAATTTCAGTTAGTGATGAATCATTGATGACATTACTGAAAAAAAATTCCATAGATGCACAAATGATGGAAGAATTAGAATTAGAAGAGATTCAGTCCACAAAACCACAAATTATTGTTGATTCAGGATTTGCAAAAAATATTTCAGAAGCATTATCAAAGCTAAGAGAATTTGCAATGGGATTATCATCATCAAAAGTTACAGAAGTTTCTGAGAGTCCAGATCTTCATATCATTCAAGCAATAAATTCTTTAGATGAGATTGATAAAATTGCAAATGGACTTAGCTCAAGATTACGAGAGTGGTATGGTTTACATTTTCCAGAACTGGATAACATTATTGATAGCATTAATGGTTATTCTCAAATTGTTTTGGCTGGAAAGCGAGAATCATTAACAAAAAAAGTGTATGAAGAAGCAGGATTTCCAGATTCTAAAGCAGATATGATTGCTTTGCTTGCATCAAAAAGTAGAGGAGGAGATATTTCAGATATCAATTTAGCAATTGTGCAATCAATTGCAAAACAAATTTTGAATTTCCATGACTTACGAAAAAAATTAGAAGCACATGTAGAGCTAGAAATGGAAACTGTAGCACCAAATCTTTCAGCAATTCTAGGAGCTGCCGTAGGTGCCAGAATATTAGGAAAAGCAGGAAGTCTAAAAAAATTAGCATCTATGCCAGCAAGTACTATTCAGATAATTGGTGCTGAAAAAGCATTGTTTAGATCATTAAAGACTGGTGCTCAGCCACCAAAACATGGATTATTGTTCCAACATGCTATGGTTCATGCAGCACCCAGATGGCAAAGAGGAAAAATTGCCAGAGCAATTGCTGCAAAGGCTGTGATAGCTGCTAGAGTTGATGTTTATGGAGAGGGTATCAATAAAATGTTATTAGAAAAATTAAACATAAGAGTAAACGAGATTAGTAAAAAATATGAAACACCTACTGAAAGAGAAACCAGAAAACCCGAATTATTCAGAGAACATACTGGAGAATCTAGAAGAAGAGAAGGTGGAGATTTCAGAAGAAGAGAGGGAAGTGATTCTAGAAGAGAAGGTGGAGAATCTAGAAGAAGAGAAGGTGGAGATTTCAGAAGAAGAGAGGGAAGTGATTCTAGAAGAGAAGGTGGAGAATCTAGAAGAAGAGAAGGTGGAGAATCTAGAAGAAGAGAAGGTGGAGAATCTAGAAGAAGAGAAGGTGGAGAATCTAGAAGAAGAGAAGGTGGAGATTTCAGAAGAAGAGAGGGAAGTGATTCTAGAAGAGAAGGTGGAGAATCTAGAAGAGAAAATAAAAATTACAGAGAAAGAACAGATTCAAAATCAAATAAAAATAAAAAGAGATCCAAGTTTGAAAGAAGATAATTTTGAATTTTTTTGGATAAATTCAGATGGTGAAAAAAAACTAGCTACTGAAAATTTAGTCATAGGTAATCAAGTATATAATGAAAAATTAATTACAAAAAAAGGGACAGAATATAGGTTATGGGATCCTTTTAGAAGCAAATTAGCTGCCGCAATAATGAATGGATTAGAAATATTTCCATTTAAAGATAAATCATCCATATTATATCTTGGAGTATCAACGGGTACAACAGTTAGTCACATTTCAGATATTGTTGGACCATCAGGAATTATTTTTGGAGTTGAACATGCTAGTAGAGTAGCACGAGATTTCTTAGACAGAGTTGCATCACATAGAGCAAATATAATTCCAATTTTACAAGATGCAAGAAAACCAAAAGAGTATTTTTCAGTATTTGGCAAAGTTGATGTAGTTTATGTAGACATTGCACAGCCTGATCAAACAAACATAGCTATAGAAAACTGCAAAATGTATCTTAAGAAAGACGGATATTTCTTTTTAGTAATAAAGACCAGAAGTATAGATGTAACAAAATCTCCAAAAAGAATTGTTGAAGAAGAGATACAAAGAATGGAAGTTCATTTTGAAATTCTACAAGTAATAGATCTTCATCCTTATGACAAAGACCATGCAATGGTAATTGCAAAGTTCCTAAAGTGATTTTTTACTCAATATTTGTTGAGTAGGTTTCCAACTTTTACGCACAAAAATAGGAAGTACTTGATTGAGGTTATAATAAGATGCAACAAAATCAATTGTTTTTGAATCAGATGGATATCCACTTCCTAAATCATATTTTTTTCTAAGTTTTAGTATAGCCCTATCTCTAGTAACTTTAGCAATTATTGATGCAGCAGATACCACAATAAATCTACTATCAGCATGATGATATGAACGAATTTTTTTATGTTTAGATAGTTTTGCTATTTCTTTTCCAAATCTTTTTGGATTTACATCACATGAATCAACGTATGAAGTATCAGGATTTAATTTTGAAATGACTTTTGCCATATATTTAGCCTCCAAATGATTAAGATTGTGTTTGAACACATTGGCATCAATTATTTTTGGAGAAATTTTTGCTACATAGTAATTATCAACTAATAGGATTATTTTTTTATAAAGTTCTTCTCTCGATTTTGGAGTTAATTGTTTTGAATCTTTTACACCTAATTTAGATAGCTTAGAAATATTTTTTTTTGATATAATAATGCCAGCGATTACAAGGGGACCAAGCATAGAACCACGTCCAGCATCATCAATTCCACAAATCAGCATTGATTCTGTCTTAAAACACATGTATTAAACCGTTATAGGTAAATGAAATATAGATTAAGAATTGCAGATCCCAGATGAAACGTTACAAGAGATAATAGAAGGACAAACAAAAATCATTGTTCCAAAAAAATCATTGACAGATAAAGTTCCACCTAAAGAACCAGCATTTTTTAATCCAAAAGCAAAAGTGAGTAGAGATTTTTCAATAATTGCATATGGAGCATTTCTAAAAAAATTTAAAGGTCCAAAAATATTTTTAGAAGGATTATCAGGTCTTGGAGTAAGAGGATTACGGGTTGCAAACGAATTACAAACAGATAAAGTAATAATTAATGATCTAAATCCATCCGCATTAAAATTAGCAGAGTATTCAGCACGATTAAACGATTTAAAGAATATCGAATATTCAGAAATGGAAGTATGTAGATTTTTTAGCAAATATTCTACAAAAGGTCAAAGAGGTTCAATTGTAGATATAGATCCATTTGGTTCACCGTCACAATTTTTTGATTGTTGTCTTAGAGCTACTATGCATGGAGGAATTCTTTCGATAACTGCAACAGATCTTCAGGTATTAAATGGTCTTTATCAAAGCGCATGCAAGAGAAAATACGGCGGAGTGCCAATAAGAGTAGAATATGGTAATGAGATGGCAATTAGATTAATTCTAGGATGTCTCAGAAGGGTTGCAGGAAGAATAGGCGTTGAGATTGTTCCAATATTTGCAGAAAGCAATATGCATTATTACAGAACATATGTGCGAGTACTTATTCGACAGGATCAAAAAGAAAATATTGGATATATTATACATTGTAAAAATTGCGGACATAGAAAAATAGTATTAGAACAAATTAATGAATGTGAATTGTGTAATTCAAAATTAAATATAGGAGGACCTTTATGGATAGATAAAATTTTTGACAAAGAATTTGTAAATGATATGATTTTAAAACTACCAGAATTATCAGTCGGAAAGGTTTGTGAAAAAACATTACAAAAATGTTTAATAGAATCAGAAATGCCTGGAATTTATTTTACATTAGATGAAATTGCATCCAAAATGAAAGCCTCACCTCCAAAATTAGAAGATGCAATTATAAATTTACGAAAAAACGGATATCTTGCTAGCTGTACGTCATTTAGCCCTACTGGATTTAGAACAAATGCAAACATAAATGAAATAATCAGTGTTTTTTCAGATCAACCAGTAAATCCCAAACAGACATAATACAACTCACTGCTTTGTTTTCTACTAGCTTCAGGTTTTGTAAGATTTATTCTAGCAAATTTCTTTTTAACATAGTCTTTAAATTCCATAGAATATTCTCCATCAAAAACTTTGAAAATTGCATTACCTTTATGCATTAGAACCTTATCCATAATTTTTGTACATTCATAATTTAGTGAAATTTGTATTGCATGATCAACAGACCAATTCCCAGTTACTTGTGGAGAAAGATCACATATCACTGCATTTACTTTTCTTTCAAAATAAGACATAATTTCGTCAACTACAAACTCATTTTCAATATTTTCTCTAATTATATGAGCTCCAGGTATTTCCTCAACATATGAAGTATCAATACCCATCACCTTACCTTTATTTCCAGTAAGTTTTACTGCCATTTGAGTCCAGCCTCCAGGGGCACATCCCAAATCAAGAACATAAAATCCAGGTCCAATGATTCGATAAGATTGATTAAGTTGTTTGAGCTTGTATGCAGCTCTACTTCGATAACCCTGTTCATGCGCTAATTTTCTGTATTGATCTCGACGTGCATCTATTAACTTCATTTGGCTTTCGTAGGTTTTTTCATCTCTGATAGTACCCAGTCTTCAATGAATTGACAATTACGTGGGCTTATTTCTCCTTCAAGTGAGCATTTTTGTTCGACTGGACAAACAAGACATGGGGCATTTTCAATTGACATAGTACTGATAGGAGTCTTCTTTAGAATTAATTTATACGTCCAACGACCTTTATCGAGAATTTTTTCTCTGTAAATAGTTCCCATTCTTTCTAACTTTAATGCCAATCTAGAACCATCTCTACTAGTTAGCTTTAGTTTTTTCCAAAGTTCACTTTGAAACATTCCACTAGATTCACGCTCAGCTAAAACATCACATATTTTATTTGTGAGTCTTTCCATGTCAACTTTTTCAATTTGGAAATTTTCAATCTCTTCATCGGTAAGTTGTTCTTCTAATTCTTCTTCTAATGTTTTTTCTGCTTCTTTTTTGATTTCTTCTAATTCTTTCTTAGTAAGCTTTTTTGGTTTAGGTGCTGCTTCTTTTTTTGCTGGTTTCTTTTCTTTAGGTGCTGCTTCTTTTTTTGCTGGTTTCTTTTCTTTAGGTGCTGCTTCTTTTTTTGCTGGTTTCTTTTCTTTAGGTGCTGCTTCTTTTTTTGCTGGTTTCTTTTCTTTAGGTGCTGCTTTTTTTAAAGGAACTTCAGATATTTTATCTTGTTTTTTTGTCATCAAATCACCTTAATTTTTAATATAACTCCTAATCATACAATAATTCATTCCTATTTAATGGTAAATTTTTCACTTGTGGTTATACTACTCTTTTGATTCTGATCGGTCATTTTCACGACTAGATCATACTGTCCAGGTTTATCTATTATTTCAGAGAAATCATCATCAATAGGTAAAAAAGAGTTGTTTTCATCAAAACATTGTTTTAAAAATCCACTTTGTGTAACTATATGTTTTCCAGAATAAACAGTAACATATAGATCTCCACAGTCAAACTGAGAATCATCAATTTTTACTTGAATTTGAATAGGGGATGAAATAGAATATTGATTTTCTAACCCAATGATGGATATATCTTCATCATTTTTTATGATTTCAGAATTGCCCATGGGCCACATATTGAGTTCACGATCCGGCGATTGAAGAACATCAGCCATAACAACAGTACCAAAAGCAATTGAAAGTACAATTGGCAAAACAAATACAACATATACTAAACTTGTTGCCATTTCGTTTTTCACCTGTAAATCCCTTATATCTATTTAGCAAAATTCCAATACGCATGATGAATTTGACGAATGAGTTAAATCGGACCCGACTAAATATTGCTAGATGCGACTTAGAAAATTTAGAGTTAGAGCATATCGTTGCATTCATGATTCTGGCGAAATTACTGTTGGTGATTTAGCAGCATTTGTTGGAAGAAATGAAAGTGGAAAAACAACAATTCTACAAGCATTAACATTATTAAATAAAGATGAAAAAATTTCAGATTTAGATCTTTGCGATGAATTATCAGAAGAGTTAAAAGGAGAAGTTACACTTGCTGAGGGAGAATTTGAATTAAGTTCAAACGAGATTAAATTAATCAAAGAAGCATTTCCAGGTTTACCAGACATAAGAAAAATAAAATTATTTAGAACAAATAAAATACCTAGAGTACAATATGAGTTTGAAAATATTCAACTTAGTGATGAGCGAAATAATGAAATAAACTCTTGGGAGAATTTTTCAAGACAGATTAAGAATTTTTTAGATACAATACCAAATCATCTTAAAATTCAAATCAATACTGAATTATTTGACGGTCCTCCACCAAAGAATCAACAGATATTCAATAGCGGAATGGCTGAATTTAGCAATCAATTTCACGTAATAGCTGTTCAAGAGCCTAAAGTAATAGAAGAATGGCAAAAAATATACCATAATCCAGAAAATCAATATCATAAACTTCTTAGTGGTAGTAGTGAAAAATCAGCGTTAGAGAATTTCATTGCATCTGAATTACATCCTCGATTTGTTTATTTTTCTGATTACAAAAAAATCTATGGCAATATCAATCTCAATGAATATCTTAGAGAAGAAAAAGGGGTCAGGGCAAGCTCAATTGAATTTATTGAAGAGTTTGACAAGGCCGAAACAGTAAGAAATCTTTTCTATTTGGCAGAATTAGACATTAAAACATTAGATGACGTAAAAGAAACTCCATCAAAATGTATCAAATTATTGAATACGGCAAGCAATAGATTAACTAAGAAATTAAATCCAGCATGGAAAGGCGACCCAATCCATGTTGAATTAAGATACAATCCAGGAAATATCATGAGTGTAGTAATTTCAGATATTCATCGTGATGGAACAGTAACCAACACAGGATTGCTAAATAGAAGAGCAGAAGGTTTCAAATGGACATTTTCTTTTATTGTAAATTTTGCAGCAGAAACACAGAGAGCAGAACTCAAAGAAGCAATATTACTTCTCGATGAACCAGCAAGAAATCTTCACCCTACTCAACAAAGAGGAATTTCAGATTTGTTAAAGAATCTTGCAGGCTCAAATCAGGTTTTGTATGCAACACATTCACCATTTATGATTTTTGATTATACTCCAGGAAACTTGTTGGTAGTAGAATTAGATAAAAGAAAACACCTTAGCAAAATTTTTTATGATTACTGGAATGCCGATGATAAAACACTAACCCCAATTCTATATGGATTATCAAGAGGGTTGGTCGAATCGATTGTAGATAGAGAAATTGGAACTAACTCAAGACCAGTGATTATTGTTGAGACAATGTCAGATGCAATGTATCTTAATGCTTTTGATAAATTTTTACAGGATCCAAACATATCAATGAATCCACTTAATGTAGTAGCTGCTTATAATAAAAATTCAGTATTACCTCTGGCAATATTTTATAGAAATCACGGATATAGGACATTTATTTTATTGGATGATTCAGAT is drawn from Nitrosarchaeum sp. and contains these coding sequences:
- the rlmN gene encoding 23S rRNA (adenine(2503)-C(2))-methyltransferase RlmN, translated to MTDLYRLLPEEMEKLVNDMGQPRYRADQILYPLYYKFPKNITELKQLPITMRDKLIADGYTIGSATETHRVVSDDGDTTKLLLNLTDGTPVETVLIQYEPTKIGGHPRSTICVSTQVGCAMGCIFCATGQMGFERNLKAEEIVAQVIHFANLLQQRGQHITNLVFMGMGEPLANYDETIRAVRLLTHPRGFGIGQRNITISTIGIISGIDKLAEEDLQIGLAISLHAPNDKLRKKLVPTAGPHSVNELVAAGKRYFKRTGRRVTFEYALIENINDSQEIANELALLLEGNGSHVNLIPINSTAGNFQRPSKKNILEFERILLKSHVNCTVRVEKGSEISAACGQLRTDIISNA
- a CDS encoding radical SAM protein, producing MGTPKIVLTADRTLMSPYRGLSLATFFGCAPAVDPNRDKKSLLYKILGNQVTPKILFDFICNYIPHTNGVANYAPYGLRKVEAGLLRDGFRREDVVVAHPDHIEKFIGPDTQVVGTYEMDPLGMGPVTMTFTYGRKQTSYDEFYNTELHRRIKTAKLKTGSKAKVISGASGTWQYNYDPEKIEEFGIYAILEGELGGIAPEIDGHAGRFFNYLINGDFENMDPFRKRSDFKVNIKEFERNGKKIHGRFVNFWDRPDLDEIPEIVEPSMHGMVEVMRGCGRGCKFCDVTLRSLRYYSPEKVKREIEVNIKKGGAKSAWIHSDDIFVYGMDPRTAKGMEPNREALEELFTAIMSTGVGHTNPTHGTLAGAIADEKLIPNLSRIIKSSPDNMIGIQAGFETGSLRLIGKYADRKLAPYDPSEWHWVVKEGVKTLNKDYWIPAFTLIMGLDNDEQPEDSWDTIRLITELEHEQPDSMFTATALTFVPIGLLEKSDFFNIGNEMTPAQLGVLYKTWQHNFKYGIQKFMTKTGAKGPQRYFFNAIARSLGGIPLGAMERYARHKSKEHEHVIETIKTKYW
- a CDS encoding dihydroorotate dehydrogenase electron transfer subunit; this translates as MQRNLNHTKICVIEKVIDETPTVRTLIFSDDVMSSVLPGQFAMVWIPGINELPMSVMIAQESGKAAFTVRKHGPASTGLFNVKVGQQIGVRGPYGNSFDLKQGKLLLVGGGTGLVPMMRLLTHIKPNDDVTVLIGAKSKNEVFFEDLANDLLKNNPHRVIITTDDGTYGEKGFVTSMVEKLVNETRFDGIYTCGPEIMMYKTVQLAHSRGLFVQASLERMMKCGVGICGSCCVGEDLVCKDGTVFDGDHLILNMEFGHFHRNKAGILENY
- a CDS encoding 30S ribosomal protein S30e; amino-acid sequence: MATHGSLTKAGKVRGQTPKVEGRKIVGTNSSLRNKSNFKKRFELGRFPGQNKPGQRRKRR
- the radA gene encoding DNA repair and recombination protein RadA, with the translated sequence MVEDLRLDSLEGVGPVTTRKLSDAGVHNVMDLIVRGPVEIAEITGMEKDTAEKIVNKARQHLVETGLISRDFVTASEVYKRRQDIGKITTGTNCLDTLFDGGIETQALTEVYGEFGSGKTQFAHTLAVMVQKPKTEGGLDGGVLYIDTENTFRPERIVSIAQAHEMDPEKVLDRIIVARAYNSAHQTLILEEAGPIIEENNIRLIIADSAVGLFRAEYLGRGTLSNRQQKLNHFVHMLSRIAETYNCAAIATNQVMASPDVFFGDPTRPIGGNVVAHTSTYRIYFKKSGKKRIARMVDSPHHPEEEVIFALGEAGVMDLEDTEKKPGKKAAKKATKKEKEPETMTESTVDSTPDTLVESTSGTTELEMVQATEDLDSDDDLESLEE